A genomic segment from bacterium encodes:
- the lptB gene encoding LPS export ABC transporter ATP-binding protein: MHTLAAEAITKSYAKRPVVRGVSLSVHSGETVGLLGPNGAGKTTSFYMCVGLVAPTSGRVLLDGEDVSQQPVYERARKGIGYLPQEPSVFRKLTVEQNIMAILETIPTLATDNSRKERLEELLEMLGVAELRTSLASALSGGERRRVEIARALALNPFFLLLDEPFAGIDPIAVGDLQIIIDGLRNQGIGTLITDHNVRETLGICDRAYILVDGKVMVEGSPKEIASNPDAQKYYLGEGFVLN, translated from the coding sequence ATGCACACGCTAGCAGCAGAAGCCATAACAAAGAGCTACGCTAAACGACCTGTTGTGCGGGGCGTTTCTCTTTCTGTTCATTCAGGAGAAACCGTAGGCCTCCTGGGACCCAATGGTGCTGGGAAAACCACAAGCTTCTATATGTGTGTTGGACTGGTAGCTCCAACCTCTGGAAGAGTCTTACTTGATGGTGAAGATGTCTCTCAACAACCAGTCTATGAGAGGGCGCGGAAGGGTATAGGATATCTTCCTCAAGAGCCCTCTGTCTTTCGAAAGCTGACTGTTGAGCAAAATATCATGGCGATATTGGAGACAATTCCAACACTCGCTACGGATAATAGTCGTAAAGAACGTCTTGAAGAGTTGTTGGAGATGCTAGGAGTAGCAGAGCTGCGTACCAGCTTAGCCAGTGCTCTCTCAGGTGGCGAACGTCGGCGAGTGGAAATTGCTCGAGCACTTGCACTGAATCCATTTTTTTTACTTCTCGACGAGCCCTTCGCTGGTATCGATCCAATAGCAGTAGGAGATCTGCAAATTATTATAGACGGATTACGGAATCAGGGCATTGGAACTCTGATTACTGACCATAATGTGCGTGAGACTCTAGGGATTTGTGATCGTGCTTATATTTTAGTAGACGGCAAGGTCATGGTTGAAGGTAGCCCGAAAGAAATCGCTTCGAATCCAGATGCGCAAAAGTATTATCTTGGAGAAGGCTTTGTGCTCAATTAA